In Streptomyces sp. SN-593, a single genomic region encodes these proteins:
- a CDS encoding RrF2 family transcriptional regulator — protein sequence MRITAKTDYAVRAMAELAASDVPLTAEKLAARQDIPVRFLFGILRELRVNRLVHSMRGPEGGYALALPAAEISLADVIRVVDGPLANVRDLSLTGLSYPGPAAPLPDVWRAVRTSLREVLETTRLSDLASGDLPDVVRARADAYLADTHDDRP from the coding sequence GTGCGGATCACAGCCAAGACCGACTACGCGGTGCGGGCGATGGCCGAACTCGCGGCCTCCGACGTGCCGCTCACCGCGGAGAAACTGGCGGCCCGCCAGGACATCCCGGTCCGCTTCCTCTTCGGCATCCTGCGCGAACTGCGCGTGAACCGCCTCGTCCACAGCATGCGCGGCCCCGAGGGCGGGTACGCCCTGGCCCTGCCCGCCGCCGAGATCTCCCTCGCCGACGTGATCCGGGTGGTGGACGGCCCGCTCGCCAACGTGCGCGACCTCAGCCTCACCGGCCTGAGCTACCCGGGCCCCGCCGCGCCCCTGCCCGACGTCTGGCGCGCGGTGCGCACCAGCCTGCGGGAGGTGCTGGAGACGACCAGGCTCTCCGACCTGGCCTCCGGCGACCTGCCCGACGTCGTCCGCGCCCGAGCCGACGCCTACCTCGCCGACACCCACGACGACAGGCCGTAG
- a CDS encoding FAD/NAD(P)-binding protein, translating into MTSGHSPRTVAVVGAGAAGTMVAIQLCEAGARRRFRFDLVLVDPAPEAGRGTAYATRDPRHRLNVPAGKMSCHPDDPGHFVRWLCRHGEGDVGPEDFATRYRFGAYLADTLGQAVIAARGTVGVRRLRSRVTRCSAAGARARLELADGTTLDADCVVLATGPAASDAAWAPDALAADGRFVADPWAPDALAALLAEGNTDDVLLVGTGLTAMDLAMTLDRPGRTVHAVSRGGLLPRAHALAPLPPAPLPPALRGDRPADLPLAEVRSAVRRYVGGAVRAYGDWRPALDGLRPVTASLWSSFTVDERVEFLAHDSALWNVHRHRMSPATAERVARITRARRLRTHQGRVAAVDTADGRPGGLGVTLVDGRSRRELTVGWVVDCTGPGRLRDPLWLGMLADGTAVPDPTRLGVATEDGRLRDALGRADRPVWTLGSPRRGELWETTAVPEIRAQAAAVAEAVFGELAGGRADVRPARRVRRPGDGAGFALSTGAAAAAAYRSGVSRLLKVCSGAEDAFTRATALDPGFALGHAALALMGHETGADVDVPRALAAAERSARDRADDHERSFVHVVSRRVRGTAADGDAALVRHLAAYPGDALALAVAVPTIAFSGLHDLEETSALRLVEQTAGAQGGHWFHTSLLAFMRQEQGRYDEAGALAEQALGAEPASGHAMHALAHVHYECGDHEAGRIRLDEWLASRGRGSAHRAHFSWHAALHELALEDTGAVRRRWAVQLAPAKVRGVRALVDSGSLLWRARVTDSWTGRVPIDGVIGAVGAEILERPATAFTALHAAIALAAADDLAGLRRLHVHASGADTAQREVVAPLCEALVCVVEEHWAEAARRLERILPALRSVGGSAAQREVVEETMLYALVSAGQHHAARLRLEERLARRSSPQDDRRLAALPVG; encoded by the coding sequence ATGACGTCAGGACATTCCCCCCGGACGGTCGCGGTCGTGGGGGCCGGCGCGGCGGGCACCATGGTCGCGATCCAGTTGTGCGAGGCGGGCGCCCGCCGCCGGTTCCGCTTCGACCTGGTGCTCGTCGACCCGGCCCCGGAGGCCGGCCGCGGCACCGCGTACGCCACGCGCGACCCGCGCCACCGGCTCAACGTGCCGGCCGGGAAGATGAGCTGCCACCCCGACGACCCCGGGCACTTCGTCCGCTGGCTGTGTCGCCACGGCGAGGGCGACGTCGGTCCGGAGGACTTCGCCACGCGGTACCGCTTCGGGGCCTACCTGGCCGACACGCTCGGCCAGGCCGTGATCGCGGCGCGCGGCACCGTCGGGGTGCGGCGCCTGCGCTCCCGGGTGACCAGGTGCTCCGCGGCCGGCGCCCGCGCCCGGCTCGAACTGGCCGACGGCACCACCCTGGACGCCGACTGCGTGGTGCTCGCCACCGGCCCCGCCGCCTCCGACGCCGCCTGGGCGCCCGACGCGCTCGCCGCGGACGGGCGGTTCGTCGCCGACCCCTGGGCGCCCGACGCGCTCGCCGCGCTGCTGGCCGAGGGGAACACCGACGACGTCCTGCTGGTCGGCACCGGCCTGACCGCCATGGACCTGGCCATGACGCTGGACCGGCCCGGCCGCACCGTGCACGCCGTGTCCCGCGGCGGCCTGCTGCCCCGGGCCCACGCGCTGGCGCCGCTGCCGCCCGCCCCGCTGCCCCCGGCCCTGCGCGGCGACCGCCCCGCGGACCTGCCGCTGGCCGAGGTCCGTTCGGCCGTGCGCCGGTACGTCGGCGGCGCCGTCCGCGCGTACGGGGACTGGCGGCCGGCGCTGGACGGGCTGCGCCCGGTGACGGCCTCGCTGTGGTCGTCGTTCACGGTGGACGAGCGGGTCGAGTTCCTGGCGCACGACAGCGCGCTGTGGAACGTCCACCGGCACCGGATGTCGCCGGCCACCGCGGAGCGCGTGGCCCGGATCACCCGGGCCCGCCGGCTGCGCACGCACCAGGGCCGGGTCGCGGCCGTGGACACCGCCGACGGCCGCCCCGGCGGGCTGGGCGTCACCCTCGTCGACGGCCGCTCCCGGCGGGAGCTGACGGTGGGGTGGGTGGTGGACTGCACGGGCCCGGGCCGGCTCCGGGACCCGCTGTGGCTGGGCATGCTCGCCGACGGCACCGCGGTGCCCGATCCGACGCGGCTCGGCGTCGCCACCGAGGACGGCAGGCTGCGCGACGCGCTCGGCCGGGCGGACCGGCCGGTGTGGACGCTCGGGTCGCCACGCCGGGGCGAGTTGTGGGAGACCACCGCGGTCCCGGAGATCCGCGCGCAGGCCGCGGCCGTGGCCGAGGCGGTGTTCGGCGAACTGGCCGGCGGCCGGGCGGACGTCCGACCCGCGCGCCGGGTGCGGCGGCCGGGTGACGGCGCGGGGTTCGCGCTGTCCACCGGCGCGGCTGCGGCCGCGGCCTACCGCTCCGGGGTCTCCCGGCTGCTGAAGGTGTGCTCCGGCGCGGAGGACGCCTTCACCCGCGCCACCGCGCTCGACCCCGGCTTCGCGCTCGGCCACGCCGCCCTCGCCCTGATGGGCCACGAGACCGGCGCCGACGTGGACGTCCCGCGCGCGCTCGCCGCCGCCGAGCGCTCGGCCCGCGACCGGGCCGACGACCACGAGCGGTCCTTCGTGCACGTCGTCTCCCGCCGGGTGCGGGGCACCGCCGCCGACGGCGACGCCGCCCTCGTGCGGCACCTGGCCGCCTATCCCGGCGACGCGCTCGCCCTGGCCGTCGCCGTGCCGACCATCGCCTTCTCCGGGCTGCACGACCTGGAGGAGACCAGCGCCCTGCGCCTGGTCGAACAGACCGCCGGGGCACAAGGGGGGCACTGGTTCCACACCTCGCTGCTCGCCTTCATGCGCCAGGAGCAGGGTCGTTACGACGAGGCGGGCGCGCTGGCCGAGCAGGCCCTCGGCGCCGAGCCCGCGTCCGGCCACGCCATGCACGCCCTGGCCCACGTCCACTACGAGTGCGGCGACCACGAGGCGGGCCGGATCCGGCTGGACGAGTGGCTGGCCTCCCGCGGCCGCGGCAGCGCCCACCGCGCCCACTTCTCCTGGCACGCGGCCCTGCACGAACTGGCGTTGGAGGACACCGGCGCCGTACGCCGCCGCTGGGCGGTGCAGTTGGCGCCGGCCAAGGTGCGCGGGGTACGGGCGCTGGTGGACTCCGGCTCGCTGCTGTGGCGGGCGCGGGTGACCGACAGTTGGACGGGCCGGGTGCCGATCGACGGCGTCATCGGCGCCGTCGGCGCCGAGATCCTGGAGCGCCCGGCCACCGCCTTCACCGCGCTGCACGCCGCCATCGCGCTGGCGGCCGCCGACGACCTGGCGGGCCTGCGCCGGCTGCACGTCCACGCGTCGGGCGCGGACACCGCGCAGCGCGAGGTCGTCGCCCCGCTGTGCGAGGCGCTGGTGTGCGTCGTGGAGGAGCACTGGGCGGAGGCGGCCCGGCGCCTGGAGCGCATCCTGCCGGCGCTGCGCAGCGTCGGCGGCAGCGCCGCGCAGCGCGAGGTGGTGGAGGAGACCATGCTGTACGCACTGGTGTCGGCCGGTCAGCACCACGCCGCCCGGCTGCGGTTGGAGGAGCGGCTGGCGCGCCGTTCCTCGCCGCAGGACGATCGGCGGCTGGCCGCGCTGCCGGTGGGGTGA
- a CDS encoding ParB/RepB/Spo0J family partition protein — protein sequence MISASGDASAGSEPPEGRTLRPADRDRPARLSESIFRIPVTMLRDADSPRLEGIDRNHVRSLVATDGKLPPIIVHRPTMRVVDGMHRLHVARLNEQQEVEVRYFDGTEWEAFLLAVELNMRHGLPLTLSDRKKSAMKILEGCPEWSDRGIAARTGLSGKTVGALRRKAAGRIAQAPVRVGRDGRARPLHREESRRPALGLPSGRAEGAPLDRFSGQNDKSRPEEVGTGLFPAPRTRFTPQLVGGEGADDVGGPGPGIPPAVRALGEYADPAAQLASLKRDPAVKYSKDGRAMIRWLETHIVRDADLGQVLQAPAHQARKIATLARTCAASWNGIAMRMDLAADDISSTSG from the coding sequence GTGATCAGTGCGTCGGGGGATGCCTCCGCCGGGTCCGAACCTCCTGAAGGCCGGACCCTTCGGCCTGCGGACCGTGACCGGCCCGCGCGGCTTTCCGAGTCGATCTTCCGCATTCCCGTCACCATGCTGCGGGACGCGGACTCGCCCCGGTTGGAAGGCATAGACCGCAATCACGTACGCTCCCTGGTGGCAACGGACGGAAAACTCCCTCCGATCATCGTGCATCGTCCGACAATGCGGGTTGTCGACGGTATGCACCGGCTGCACGTCGCGCGATTGAACGAGCAGCAGGAGGTGGAGGTCCGCTATTTCGACGGAACCGAGTGGGAGGCTTTCCTGCTGGCCGTCGAGTTGAACATGCGGCACGGTCTGCCGCTGACCTTGTCGGATCGCAAGAAGTCGGCCATGAAGATCCTTGAGGGCTGCCCCGAGTGGTCCGACCGGGGCATCGCGGCCAGGACCGGATTGTCCGGCAAGACGGTGGGCGCGCTGCGCCGCAAAGCCGCGGGCCGCATCGCCCAGGCCCCGGTCCGGGTCGGACGGGACGGCAGGGCGCGGCCGTTGCACCGCGAGGAATCCCGCCGCCCGGCGCTCGGGCTTCCCTCCGGTCGGGCGGAAGGCGCACCGCTCGACCGGTTCTCCGGGCAGAACGACAAGTCCCGGCCGGAAGAGGTCGGGACGGGGTTGTTTCCTGCACCACGGACCCGTTTCACCCCGCAACTCGTCGGCGGCGAAGGGGCGGACGACGTCGGGGGTCCCGGACCGGGTATTCCGCCGGCCGTCCGCGCCCTGGGTGAATACGCCGACCCGGCCGCGCAGTTGGCGTCACTGAAGCGCGATCCGGCCGTGAAGTACAGCAAGGACGGCCGGGCGATGATCCGCTGGCTGGAGACGCACATCGTGCGAGACGCGGATCTCGGCCAGGTGCTCCAGGCGCCCGCCCACCAGGCGCGGAAGATCGCCACCCTGGCGCGGACCTGCGCGGCGAGCTGGAACGGGATCGCCATGCGGATGGATCTCGCCGCCGACGACATCTCCTCGACGTCGGGCTGA
- a CDS encoding AfsR/SARP family transcriptional regulator, translated as MRVKVLGPLQVDVNGLTVVPTASKPRQILALLALYPGRVVPISTLMEEIWGSDLPASALTTLQTYILQLRRRLGRAMGPDEPGTAKDVLVTRYGGYLLQIRPEHVDVHEFERLVATGQRAFDVGDDVTAADLLRRALDLWDGGALVDVRMGPVLEIEAARLEESRLVAVERRIDAELRLGRHREFIAELTDLIARHPEHEGLHAQAMVALYRSGRQATALDVYQRLRARLVEDLGVDPSPQLQRLHHAILSVDPRLDVAAGPRPSSTFGWYAN; from the coding sequence GTGAGAGTGAAGGTCCTGGGCCCGTTACAGGTCGATGTCAACGGCCTGACGGTCGTTCCCACCGCGAGTAAGCCCCGCCAGATCCTGGCGCTGCTGGCGCTCTACCCGGGGCGGGTCGTCCCGATCTCGACGCTCATGGAGGAGATCTGGGGGAGCGACCTGCCGGCGAGCGCGCTGACCACCCTCCAGACGTACATACTCCAACTGCGCCGGCGGCTCGGCAGAGCGATGGGCCCCGACGAGCCGGGCACCGCCAAGGACGTCCTGGTGACCCGCTACGGCGGCTACCTGCTCCAGATCCGGCCCGAGCACGTGGACGTCCACGAGTTCGAGCGCCTCGTGGCCACCGGCCAGCGCGCCTTCGACGTCGGCGACGACGTCACGGCCGCCGACCTGCTGCGCCGCGCACTCGACCTGTGGGACGGCGGCGCGCTCGTCGACGTCCGGATGGGGCCCGTGCTGGAGATCGAGGCCGCCCGGCTGGAGGAGAGCCGGCTGGTGGCCGTCGAGCGGCGCATCGACGCCGAACTCCGCCTGGGCCGCCACCGGGAGTTCATCGCGGAACTCACCGACCTCATCGCCCGCCACCCCGAGCACGAGGGGCTGCACGCCCAGGCGATGGTGGCGCTGTACCGCTCGGGCCGGCAGGCGACCGCCCTCGACGTCTACCAGCGCCTGCGCGCGCGCCTCGTGGAGGACCTCGGGGTCGACCCCTCGCCGCAGTTGCAGCGGCTCCACCACGCGATCCTCAGCGTCGATCCGCGCCTGGACGTGGCCGCCGGCCCCCGCCCCTCCTCCACCTTCGGCTGGTACGCGAACTGA